From the genome of Papaver somniferum cultivar HN1 chromosome 2, ASM357369v1, whole genome shotgun sequence, one region includes:
- the LOC113349306 gene encoding GDSL esterase/lipase APG-like: MKVQMGPVSENVLMKMVLLLGCIVVSVLSQESTTLVPAIITFGDSAVDVGNNDYLPTLFKANHPPYGRDFANKKPTGRFCNGKLATDITAETLGFTTYPPAYLSPQASGKNLLIGANFASAASGYYDKTSIQSNAIPLTQQLEYYKEYKTKLAKVAGAAKAATIIKEALYIVSEGSSDFAQNYYVNPFLNKLYTPDQYSTFLVGIYSSFIENLYGLGARRIGVTSLPPLGCLPAMITLLGHGEQGCVARLNMDAQGFNKKVGAATVQLQKKFPDLKIAIFDIYTPFLDLVQSPAKNGFTEAKKGCCGTGTVETTSFLCNAKSPGTCSNATQYVFWDAVHPSQAANQVLADALILQGISLIG; this comes from the exons ATGAAAGTACAAATGGGTCCGGTATCGGAAAATGTTTTGATGAAAATGGTGCTTTTATTGGGTTGTATTGTGGTTAGTGTACTCAGTCAAGAGAGTACTACTTTGGTTCCAGCCATTATAACATTTGGAGATTCAGCTGTTGATGTTGGTAACAATGATTATCTCCCTACTCTTTTCAAAGCTAATCATCCTCCTTATGGCAGGGATTTTGCTAATAAGAAACCTACTGGTAGATTCTGCAATGGCAAACTTGCTACTGATATTACTG CTGAAACACTTGGTTTCACAACATACCCACCAGCATATCTGAGCCCACAGGCCTCAGGGAAAAACCTACTTATTGGAGCAAATTTTGCATCTGCTGCATCTGGTTACTATGACAAAACTTCCATTCAATCT AATGCAATTCCCTTGACGCAACAATTGGAATATTACAAGGAATACAAGACTAAACTAGCCAAAGTCGCCGGGGCTGCAAAAGCAGCGACAATCATCAAGGAAGCATTGTACATTGTTAGTGAAGGAAGTAGTGATTTTGCTCAGAATTACTATGTCAATCCTTTCCTCAACAAGCTTTACACTCCTGACCAGTATTCTACTTTCCTCGTCGGTATCTACTCGAGCTTCATTGAG AACTTATACGGGTTAGGAGCTAGAAGAATTGGGGTTACTTCATTGCCACCATTGGGTTGTCTTCCTGCAATGATTACTCTATTGGGGCATGGTGAGCAAGGGTGTGTCGCACGTCTCAACATGGATGCCCAAGGCTTTAACAAGAAGGTTGGTGCAGCAACAGTGCAGCTACAAAAGAAGTTCCCTGACCTCAAAATCGCCATCTTTGACATTTACACACCTTTCCTCGATCTTGTTCAATCTCCTGCCAAAAACGGATTCACGGAGGCGAAGAAAGGTTGTTGTGGAACAGGGACAGTTGAAACAACATCATTCTTGTGCAATGCTAAGTCTCCAGGAACATGCTCCAATGCTACCCAATACGTGTTCTGGGACGCTGTTCACCCATCTCAGGCAGCAAATCAGGTTCTTGCTGACGCCTTGATCCTTCAAGGCATCTCACTAATCGGATGA